From a single bacterium genomic region:
- a CDS encoding XRE family transcriptional regulator — translation MGSPEKEKAKVEPNNVRKIREGLLLSKAELARRAKISVLTIDRVEKGMTCRMDTKRKIILSLGLKLSDRDKVFNKG, via the coding sequence GTGGGGAGCCCCGAAAAAGAAAAAGCTAAAGTTGAGCCGAACAATGTCCGAAAAATAAGGGAAGGGCTCCTGTTAAGTAAGGCGGAACTGGCGCGGCGCGCAAAGATCTCGGTCCTCACGATCGACCGGGTCGAAAAGGGAATGACGTGCCGCATGGACACGAAGCGCAAGATCATCCTGTCGCTCGGCTTGAAATTGTCCGACCGGGACAAGGTGTTCAACAAGGGATAG
- the pilM gene encoding type IV pilus assembly protein PilM, whose translation MGLFGSKEIIGLDIGSSAVKMAHVKAVGAENRLRKFGVYPLPADAIVDGAIMDHGAVVEGIKTALRELKIHEKDVAISLSGHSVIIKKVQLPTTTAEELEESIQWEVEQYIPFDIKDVKIDFQVIGPLKDDPSKMDVLLVAAKTDLINDYMSVVKDAGLVPRIVDIDSLAAGNAFELTHPVSDEQVPMVVNVGASFMNINILHAGVPLFTRDVPMGGGMYTTEIQKQVAVSFETAEEYKTGKKDPGERSEKVNEIMKVVSGLLATEAQRSCNFFSATYPDRLVTKVYLTGGASRSAFLKEMLAEKIGVEVEIFDPFEGLTVEEKAVDPSVVAQLNTSATVSIGLALRNLEARG comes from the coding sequence ATGGGGCTGTTCGGCAGCAAGGAGATCATCGGGCTTGACATCGGCTCGAGCGCCGTCAAGATGGCCCACGTCAAGGCGGTGGGCGCCGAGAACCGTCTCCGGAAGTTCGGGGTCTACCCCCTTCCGGCCGATGCGATCGTCGATGGGGCGATCATGGACCACGGCGCCGTCGTGGAGGGGATCAAGACCGCCCTGCGGGAGTTGAAGATCCACGAGAAGGATGTCGCGATCTCCCTCTCCGGGCATTCCGTGATCATCAAGAAGGTCCAGTTGCCCACGACGACCGCCGAGGAACTCGAGGAGTCGATCCAGTGGGAGGTGGAGCAGTACATCCCCTTCGACATCAAGGACGTCAAGATCGACTTCCAGGTGATCGGTCCGCTGAAGGACGACCCCTCCAAGATGGACGTCCTCCTGGTGGCGGCGAAAACCGACCTGATCAACGACTACATGTCCGTCGTGAAGGATGCAGGACTCGTCCCCCGGATCGTCGACATCGATTCGCTGGCCGCCGGAAACGCCTTCGAGCTCACGCACCCGGTCTCCGACGAACAGGTGCCGATGGTCGTCAACGTCGGCGCATCGTTCATGAACATCAACATCCTGCACGCCGGTGTCCCCCTCTTCACGCGGGACGTTCCGATGGGCGGGGGAATGTACACCACCGAGATCCAGAAGCAGGTCGCCGTCAGCTTCGAGACGGCGGAAGAGTACAAGACGGGCAAGAAGGACCCCGGGGAGCGCTCGGAGAAGGTCAACGAGATCATGAAGGTCGTTTCCGGACTGCTCGCCACCGAAGCGCAACGGTCCTGCAATTTCTTCTCCGCGACCTATCCGGACCGCCTGGTGACGAAAGTGTACCTGACCGGCGGGGCGTCCCGATCTGCGTTCCTGAAGGAGATGCTGGCGGAAAAGATCGGGGTTGAAGTGGAGATCTTCGATCCGTTCGAGGGGTTGACGGTGGAAGAGAAGGCCGTCGATCCGTCCGTGGTTGCCCAACTCAACACCTCCGCAACGGTGTCGATCGGCCTCGCGCTGC